A genomic segment from Actinomycetota bacterium encodes:
- a CDS encoding DUF2088 domain-containing protein, whose amino-acid sequence MQSASSRGSGGIWRETMRKVTVPDLRWYENEPAEISFPDRWTVEVLEPPGFGKPALDAQGIEAAFRHPIACPPLAELAGGAKEAVIVFDDITRPTPVSEVLPYVLEPLREAGIPRSNIRFIPALGMHGPMNNIDFRKKLGADVVEDYAIYNHNPYENCVDLGESPSGIPVHINREFMSCDLRIGIGCITPHVHVGFGGGGKIILPGICGVRTIKAFHRDVAQRGPETMGLGKVEGNVMYEEIKHVTRMSGLQVKVDALINGRGEISDLFVGDPLAVYDAGVAAAREHYGTQASPGKDIVVTNAYGKYNEMAICMLMSLMTVNLARGIIVLVVNAPEGQVCHYLIRSFGKDYGGEFYMRMGPPPPGLKVIVCSRYPDRTMCDLFAPIEAVTVTRDWGETLALLEEEFPGEASVAVIPDGTMQYFK is encoded by the coding sequence GTGCAGTCCGCGAGCTCGCGGGGGAGCGGCGGGATATGGAGGGAGACGATGCGCAAGGTCACCGTTCCCGATCTCCGCTGGTATGAGAACGAGCCGGCGGAGATCTCCTTCCCGGACCGCTGGACGGTGGAGGTGCTTGAGCCCCCGGGGTTCGGGAAGCCCGCCCTGGACGCACAGGGGATAGAGGCGGCCTTCCGGCATCCCATCGCCTGCCCTCCCCTGGCCGAGCTGGCGGGAGGCGCGAAGGAGGCGGTTATCGTCTTCGACGACATCACCCGGCCCACCCCGGTCAGCGAGGTGCTCCCCTACGTCCTGGAGCCGTTGAGGGAGGCGGGCATACCGCGTTCCAACATCCGCTTCATCCCCGCCCTGGGCATGCACGGGCCCATGAACAACATCGATTTCCGCAAGAAGCTGGGCGCGGATGTCGTGGAAGATTATGCCATCTACAACCACAATCCCTACGAGAACTGCGTCGACCTGGGGGAAAGCCCCAGCGGCATACCCGTCCATATCAACCGCGAGTTCATGTCCTGCGACCTGCGCATCGGCATAGGATGCATCACCCCCCACGTGCACGTGGGTTTCGGCGGGGGAGGAAAGATAATCCTCCCCGGCATCTGCGGGGTCCGCACCATCAAGGCCTTCCACCGCGACGTGGCCCAGAGAGGGCCGGAGACCATGGGCTTGGGCAAGGTGGAGGGCAACGTCATGTACGAGGAGATCAAGCACGTGACGAGGATGTCCGGCCTGCAGGTAAAGGTTGACGCGCTCATCAACGGAAGGGGGGAGATCAGCGACCTTTTCGTGGGGGATCCCCTCGCGGTTTACGACGCGGGGGTGGCGGCGGCCAGGGAACATTACGGCACGCAGGCGAGCCCGGGCAAGGACATCGTGGTCACCAACGCCTACGGCAAGTACAACGAGATGGCCATCTGCATGCTCATGTCCCTGATGACCGTGAACCTCGCGCGGGGGATCATCGTCCTGGTGGTCAACGCCCCCGAGGGCCAGGTATGCCATTACCTCATCCGCAGCTTCGGGAAGGATTACGGCGGCGAGTTCTACATGCGCATGGGACCGCCGCCCCCGGGGCTCAAGGTGATCGTCTGCTCGCGCTATCCCGACCGCACCATGTGCGATCTCTTCGCGCCCATAGAGGCGGTGACCGTGACCCGCGACTGGGGTGAGACCCTCGCCCTCCTGGAGGAGGAATTCCCCGGCGAGGCCTCGGTGGCGGTCATCCCCGACGGCACCATGCAGTATTTCAAGTGA
- a CDS encoding PaaI family thioesterase, with protein MDKEMIVQVVEEACPFAQRTHLRLRGMDEAGGRVTLVMEDDPSNLNAFGLVHAGAICGLAETAGGMAIMRYLDPREVLVLNTVFNIRYVHPPRGELSCTARVVEEEARALMEEFRREGRADKAMDLKVFDAAGTLVAQAQATFRLVPTPEEYGKYFGS; from the coding sequence GTGGACAAGGAGATGATCGTGCAGGTGGTGGAAGAGGCCTGTCCCTTCGCTCAGCGCACGCACCTGCGGCTGAGGGGAATGGACGAGGCGGGGGGAAGGGTCACGCTGGTCATGGAGGACGACCCCTCCAACCTCAACGCTTTCGGGCTGGTGCACGCCGGGGCCATCTGCGGGCTGGCGGAAACCGCCGGCGGCATGGCCATCATGCGTTACCTCGACCCGCGCGAAGTGCTGGTGCTCAATACCGTCTTCAACATCCGCTACGTGCATCCCCCGCGGGGGGAGCTGTCATGCACGGCCCGCGTGGTGGAGGAGGAGGCCCGGGCCCTCATGGAGGAGTTCAGGAGGGAGGGGAGGGCGGACAAGGCCATGGACCTGAAGGTCTTCGACGCCGCCGGCACGCTGGTGGCCCAGGCGCAGGCCACCTTCCGTCTCGTCCCCACGCCGGAAGAATACGGGAAGTATTTCGGGAGCTGA
- a CDS encoding tryptophan synthase subunit alpha, with protein sequence MNRVDVMFRESDGRSVLIGFATAGFPDEDSSLRLAQGLLEHCDALELGIPFSDPVLDGPVIQESSHRALQTGFRPRDVFPLAERLREATHKPLLLMTYYNPVHRMGHASFAAAAAAAGVDGVLIPDLPPEEMGDWKEAAGRCGLHAVLFASMTTPRERLRFLGKNTGGFLYCFAVKGTTGLRESLSRDLAPFLERARSCCSVPLAAGLGVSNPEQCREVGGMADGVVVGSALVKAALDALAAGEDPVTRAAALAAELRRSLDRP encoded by the coding sequence ATGAACCGCGTAGACGTCATGTTCCGGGAAAGTGACGGCAGGTCCGTCCTCATCGGATTCGCCACCGCCGGCTTCCCGGACGAGGATTCCTCCCTCCGCCTGGCGCAAGGACTGCTCGAGCACTGTGACGCGCTGGAGCTGGGCATCCCCTTCTCCGACCCCGTGCTGGACGGGCCGGTGATACAGGAATCATCCCACAGGGCGCTGCAGACGGGCTTCCGCCCGAGGGACGTATTCCCGCTGGCGGAGAGGCTGCGGGAGGCCACGCACAAGCCCCTGCTGCTCATGACCTATTACAACCCCGTGCACCGCATGGGACACGCTTCCTTCGCCGCCGCCGCCGCCGCGGCCGGGGTCGACGGCGTGCTCATCCCGGACCTGCCGCCCGAGGAGATGGGTGACTGGAAGGAAGCGGCAGGGAGATGCGGGTTGCACGCCGTTCTCTTCGCCTCCATGACCACCCCGAGGGAGCGGCTCCGCTTCCTGGGGAAGAACACCGGGGGCTTCCTCTACTGCTTCGCGGTGAAGGGGACCACCGGCCTGCGGGAAAGCCTCTCGCGCGATCTGGCGCCCTTCCTGGAGAGGGCGCGCTCGTGCTGTTCCGTGCCCCTTGCGGCGGGTTTGGGCGTGTCCAACCCGGAGCAGTGCCGCGAGGTGGGCGGCATGGCGGACGGGGTGGTGGTGGGGAGCGCCCTGGTGAAGGCGGCCCTGGACGCCCTCGCGGCCGGCGAGGACCCGGTGACGAGGGCCGCGGCGCTGGCCGCGGAGCTCAGGCGCTCCCTGGACCGGCCTTGA
- the trpB gene encoding tryptophan synthase subunit beta produces the protein MGAADGHGHFGEFGGRYVPETLIAPLRELEEAYREAREDASFREELSSYLADYAGRPTPLYEARRLSRELGGATVFLKREDLCHTGSHKINNTLGQCLLARRMGKRRVIAETGAGQHGVATATAAALLGMECDVYMGEVDMERQSLNVFRMELLGARVIPVRSGSRTLKDAVNEALRDWVATCEHTHYCLGSVVGPHPFPSLVRDLQSVIGREAREQHLLRTGRLPDCLVACVGGGSNSIGLFHPFLDTTVRMVGVEAGGTGEGPGEHGSTLCLGSVGVLHGARSYLLQDEQGLVLETHSISAGLDYPGVGPEHAFLKESGRVEYVRVEDAEALAAVDLLCRSEGILAALESAHAVAYAARLAPAMPPGSSVVVCLSGRGDKDVSTLMAARSAGQRVAGESGGR, from the coding sequence ATGGGCGCGGCCGACGGTCACGGCCATTTCGGGGAGTTCGGCGGGCGCTACGTCCCCGAGACCCTCATCGCTCCCCTGCGGGAACTGGAGGAGGCCTACCGGGAGGCGCGCGAGGACGCCTCCTTCCGCGAGGAACTGTCCTCATACCTTGCCGATTACGCGGGAAGGCCCACCCCGCTCTACGAGGCGCGACGCCTGTCGAGGGAGCTGGGAGGGGCCACCGTCTTCCTCAAGCGCGAGGACCTCTGCCACACGGGCTCGCACAAGATAAACAACACCCTGGGGCAGTGCCTGCTGGCGCGGCGCATGGGAAAGCGCCGCGTGATAGCGGAGACGGGCGCCGGCCAGCACGGGGTGGCCACCGCCACCGCCGCCGCCCTGCTGGGGATGGAATGCGACGTGTACATGGGCGAGGTGGACATGGAAAGGCAGTCCCTCAACGTCTTCCGCATGGAGCTGCTGGGAGCACGGGTGATCCCCGTGCGCAGCGGCTCGCGCACCCTGAAGGATGCGGTCAACGAGGCCCTGCGGGACTGGGTGGCCACCTGCGAGCACACGCATTACTGCCTGGGCTCCGTGGTGGGGCCCCATCCCTTTCCCTCCCTGGTGAGGGACCTGCAGTCGGTCATCGGGCGGGAAGCGCGCGAGCAACACCTGCTGCGCACGGGCCGCCTTCCCGACTGCCTGGTGGCCTGCGTGGGCGGCGGCAGCAATTCCATCGGCCTCTTCCATCCCTTCCTGGACACCACCGTGCGCATGGTCGGGGTGGAGGCGGGAGGAACGGGCGAGGGACCCGGCGAGCACGGGAGCACCTTATGCCTGGGATCGGTGGGGGTGCTGCACGGCGCCCGCTCCTACCTGCTGCAGGACGAGCAGGGCCTTGTCCTGGAAACACATTCCATCTCCGCCGGGCTGGACTACCCGGGGGTGGGGCCGGAACACGCCTTCCTCAAGGAGAGCGGCAGGGTGGAATACGTGAGGGTCGAGGACGCGGAGGCGCTGGCGGCGGTGGACCTCCTCTGCCGCAGCGAGGGCATCCTTGCGGCGCTGGAGAGCGCCCACGCGGTGGCCTACGCCGCCCGCCTCGCTCCCGCGATGCCCCCCGGAAGCAGCGTGGTGGTCTGCCTTTCCGGGCGCGGGGACAAGGACGTCTCCACCCTCATGGCGGCGAGGAGCGCGGGGCAGCGGGTTGCGGGGGAGAGCGGCGGGAGGTGA
- a CDS encoding phosphoribosylanthranilate isomerase: MPYIKACGITALGDGLAACAAGFSALGFVFAASPRRVDPDRARSICARLPSSVLRVGVFVGEEESEIRRVARFCSLDLVQLHGEFTAESVRRLGERAIPCLRPRCPEDLEIIEEWRGAFAVLVDTWDEGMEGGTGLTGDWRLAALAAGRTRVILAGGLNPRNVRAAVSSVGPFGVDVSSGVERRPGRKDRSLLEAFASAARDALRRGETRESPVGGKERNAW, from the coding sequence ATGCCCTACATTAAGGCCTGCGGGATAACCGCCCTCGGGGACGGCCTCGCGGCCTGCGCCGCGGGCTTTTCCGCCCTCGGCTTCGTCTTCGCCGCAAGCCCGCGGCGGGTGGACCCCGACCGGGCCAGGAGCATCTGCGCGCGCCTCCCTTCCTCCGTGCTGCGCGTGGGCGTCTTCGTGGGGGAGGAAGAGTCCGAGATAAGGCGCGTCGCCCGTTTCTGCTCCCTGGACCTGGTGCAGCTGCACGGGGAGTTCACGGCGGAGAGCGTGCGCAGGCTCGGGGAGCGCGCCATACCCTGCCTGCGCCCCCGCTGCCCGGAAGACCTGGAGATCATCGAGGAATGGCGCGGGGCGTTCGCCGTCCTCGTCGACACCTGGGACGAGGGCATGGAGGGAGGAACGGGCCTTACCGGCGACTGGAGGCTGGCGGCACTCGCGGCCGGGAGGACGAGGGTCATCCTGGCCGGCGGCCTCAACCCGCGCAACGTGCGCGCCGCCGTTTCCTCGGTAGGGCCTTTCGGCGTGGACGTCTCCAGCGGCGTGGAGAGGCGCCCGGGACGCAAGGACCGCTCGCTCCTCGAGGCTTTCGCCTCCGCGGCGCGGGATGCGCTGCGGCGCGGGGAGACGCGGGAAAGCCCCGTGGGCGGGAAGGAGAGAAACGCCTGGTAA
- the trpC gene encoding indole-3-glycerol phosphate synthase TrpC, whose amino-acid sequence MFLERMASLSRERVRRDESALPAERLEERCDRLPAPPSLRAALAGRRDGESGIIAEIKRRSPSRGDINKGLELASILSAYERGGALAVSVLTEPYHFGGSLEDLREAASLTRLPLLRKDFIVHPYQLLEARAAGASAVLLITALLEEEALAALMGRARELHLECLVEVHDERELTRALRSDAELVGINNRDLKTLRVDLETTLRLAPLVPAGVTLVAESGYARREDIARAQEAGVDAFLVGEALCGSDDPERELMRLRGVADALH is encoded by the coding sequence ATGTTCCTGGAACGCATGGCCTCCCTGAGCCGCGAAAGGGTGCGCCGCGACGAGAGCGCCCTCCCCGCCGAGAGGCTGGAGGAAAGGTGCGACCGCCTTCCCGCGCCGCCCTCCCTGCGCGCCGCCCTCGCCGGCAGGCGGGATGGGGAGAGCGGTATCATCGCGGAGATAAAGCGCCGTTCCCCTTCGCGCGGCGACATAAACAAGGGCCTGGAGCTGGCCTCAATCCTGTCCGCCTACGAGCGCGGGGGGGCGCTGGCGGTCTCCGTGCTCACCGAGCCGTACCATTTCGGCGGCAGCCTGGAGGACCTGCGGGAAGCGGCCTCCCTCACGCGGCTGCCCCTGCTGCGCAAGGACTTCATCGTCCATCCCTACCAGTTACTGGAAGCGAGGGCCGCGGGGGCCTCGGCCGTGCTGCTCATCACCGCCCTGCTCGAGGAGGAGGCGCTGGCCGCGCTGATGGGAAGGGCGCGGGAGCTGCACCTGGAATGCCTGGTCGAGGTGCACGACGAGCGGGAGCTGACGCGCGCCCTGCGCTCGGACGCTGAGCTGGTCGGCATAAACAACCGCGACCTCAAAACGCTGCGCGTGGACCTGGAGACGACCCTGCGCCTGGCGCCGCTGGTCCCCGCGGGCGTCACCCTGGTGGCGGAGAGCGGCTACGCGCGCCGGGAGGACATCGCCAGGGCGCAGGAGGCGGGGGTGGATGCCTTCCTGGTGGGGGAAGCGCTCTGCGGCAGCGACGACCCGGAGAGGGAGCTGATGCGCCTGAGGGGTGTTGCGGATGCCCTACATTAA